In a genomic window of Bradyrhizobium sp. LLZ17:
- a CDS encoding helix-turn-helix domain-containing protein: MDLPLFHLYGDPPDPRAFNFVHAETIPSRSSRHDWRICTHRHANLSQILVIERGGGEVQYEASTAALSSPAIILVPPTVAHGFRFQTSTDGWVISFTEDVARTFGDPSGETIACLKGSMMNPVLSVTQGKNMARLSELCASLTEERLQSRDGFRIAMNSYVALIAVEVCRLVTSHDLSSAHTGDATVAKLLKLIEAHFRGQRSLAFYAAKLAMTSDHLNKHVKRVTGVTAGQLIRQRVLTEAKRLLAFSNQPINEIAYDLAFADPSHFARSFREDTGVTPRTFRERAGRLT; this comes from the coding sequence ATGGACCTGCCGCTCTTCCATCTCTACGGCGACCCGCCCGATCCTCGTGCGTTCAATTTCGTTCACGCCGAGACGATCCCGTCACGCAGCTCGCGTCACGATTGGAGGATTTGCACCCATCGCCACGCCAACCTGTCGCAGATTCTGGTGATCGAGCGTGGCGGCGGTGAAGTGCAGTACGAAGCATCGACGGCGGCCCTTTCTAGCCCAGCCATTATCCTGGTGCCCCCGACGGTAGCCCACGGATTCAGATTTCAGACCTCGACGGATGGGTGGGTTATAAGCTTCACGGAAGACGTGGCGCGGACGTTCGGCGATCCTTCGGGAGAGACTATCGCATGCCTGAAAGGGTCGATGATGAATCCGGTGCTTTCGGTCACGCAGGGCAAGAACATGGCCCGCCTGTCCGAGCTATGCGCGAGCTTGACTGAAGAGCGCCTTCAGTCCCGCGACGGATTCCGCATCGCAATGAATAGCTACGTTGCCCTGATCGCGGTCGAGGTGTGCCGCCTTGTGACGAGCCACGATCTATCGTCAGCCCACACCGGGGATGCAACGGTCGCAAAACTGCTCAAATTGATAGAAGCCCATTTTCGCGGCCAACGATCGCTGGCTTTCTATGCCGCGAAGCTCGCGATGACGTCAGATCACCTCAATAAGCACGTGAAGCGCGTGACCGGAGTAACGGCCGGCCAGTTGATCAGGCAAAGGGTGTTGACGGAAGCGAAGCGACTGCTTGCGTTCTCGAATCAACCGATCAACGAGATCGCATATGATCTCGCCTTTGCCGACCCGTCCCACTTCGCGCGCTCGTTTCGCGAGGACACGGGTGTAACCCCACGAACCTTCCGCGAACGGGCGGGCCGGTTGACTTGA
- a CDS encoding helix-turn-helix transcriptional regulator codes for MYRDLSSRDESFETFLSTFNLLAPHARIELNSGQSAFRWQGRFASVSGFSWWEVESEIDWTCRFPQQKQRLGLVLPSTGLVSARVRNRTVAIDRNYALALSVPDVGSISYSGRGTHGHVTLEFDVPTVQKTLSAICEGAAMRNIELGPQLDLASPAGRVLRTLGEAIGVGMRDTSLRSEKSMALLGEAILRLVLLSFPHGSTDRLHRRRADATSRQVTEAIDFMRANMHQPLTLSEVAQAAGICVRSLQYGFRRFRSVTPLAYLREIRLEAVQAELSSPLNTLTIRDVALKWGFAHMGHFAARYRVTFGEPPSETARSARAGTSRGARK; via the coding sequence ATGTACCGCGATCTCAGCAGCCGCGACGAAAGCTTCGAGACATTTCTGAGCACGTTCAACCTGCTCGCGCCTCATGCGAGGATAGAGCTCAACAGCGGCCAGAGCGCATTTCGGTGGCAAGGCAGGTTTGCCTCAGTGAGCGGCTTTTCCTGGTGGGAGGTCGAGTCCGAGATCGACTGGACTTGCCGGTTCCCGCAGCAGAAGCAAAGGCTCGGCCTCGTGCTGCCCAGCACTGGGCTCGTGAGTGCCAGGGTTCGAAACCGGACCGTGGCAATCGACCGGAACTACGCGCTTGCGCTTAGCGTGCCCGATGTCGGCTCGATCTCGTATTCTGGTCGCGGCACGCACGGGCACGTCACGCTCGAATTCGACGTGCCGACCGTGCAAAAGACCCTTTCCGCCATTTGCGAGGGCGCTGCAATGCGCAACATCGAGCTCGGCCCGCAACTCGATCTCGCCTCTCCGGCAGGACGCGTGCTCAGGACCCTGGGCGAAGCCATCGGGGTCGGCATGCGTGACACGTCGCTTCGGTCCGAGAAGTCAATGGCGCTGCTCGGGGAGGCCATTCTGCGATTGGTCCTTCTGAGCTTCCCCCATGGCTCGACCGATCGCTTGCATCGTCGACGAGCGGATGCCACGTCGCGTCAGGTCACGGAAGCAATCGATTTTATGCGCGCCAATATGCACCAACCGTTGACTTTGAGCGAAGTGGCGCAGGCTGCGGGAATCTGTGTGCGATCTCTGCAATATGGATTTCGCCGGTTCCGGAGCGTCACGCCGCTCGCCTATTTGCGCGAGATCCGTCTAGAGGCCGTACAGGCGGAATTGTCGTCCCCTTTGAACACGCTGACGATCCGCGACGTGGCGCTGAAATGGGGGTTTGCGCATATGGGACATTTTGCAGCGCGATATCGCGTGACGTTTGGCGAACCGCCGTCCGAAACGGCCAGGTCGGCGCGAGCAGGGACCTCAAGAGGAGCGCGCAAGTAG
- a CDS encoding SDR family NAD(P)-dependent oxidoreductase, whose translation MDRLKGKVAMVVGAGSIGPGWGNGKATAVTFAREGAQVLCVDRNGAAAEETAKLITDEGGKATAFTADVSRASEVEAMVAACLSTYGRIDVLDNNVGIAEMGSVVEVTEESWDRVFSVNLKSAYFAMKHVIPVMVKQGGGSIINISSIASIRHMGISYVTYGTSKAAMNQMTRTTAIEFAQHHVRVNAILPGLMKTPMVEHSIGLAASYARGDVEAMWRARDAQVPMGHMGDAFDVANAALFLASDESKYVTGIELVVDGGITCKAGA comes from the coding sequence ATGGATCGGCTCAAGGGCAAGGTTGCGATGGTGGTGGGCGCCGGTTCGATCGGGCCGGGCTGGGGCAACGGCAAGGCGACCGCGGTCACGTTCGCGCGCGAGGGCGCGCAGGTGCTTTGCGTCGATCGCAACGGCGCCGCCGCTGAAGAGACCGCGAAGCTCATCACGGACGAAGGCGGCAAGGCGACGGCGTTCACGGCCGACGTCTCGCGCGCGAGCGAAGTGGAGGCGATGGTCGCCGCGTGCCTGAGCACTTACGGTCGCATCGACGTGCTCGACAACAATGTCGGCATCGCCGAGATGGGCAGCGTGGTCGAGGTGACGGAAGAAAGCTGGGACCGCGTCTTCAGCGTCAACCTCAAGAGCGCCTATTTCGCCATGAAGCACGTCATTCCCGTCATGGTGAAGCAGGGCGGCGGCTCGATCATCAACATTTCCTCCATCGCGTCGATCCGCCACATGGGCATCTCCTATGTCACTTACGGCACCTCGAAGGCGGCGATGAACCAGATGACGCGCACCACCGCGATCGAGTTCGCCCAGCATCATGTGCGGGTGAATGCCATCCTGCCAGGCCTGATGAAGACGCCGATGGTGGAGCATTCCATCGGCCTCGCCGCCAGCTATGCCAGGGGCGACGTTGAGGCGATGTGGCGCGCCCGCGACGCCCAGGTGCCGATGGGTCACATGGGCGACGCCTTCGACGTCGCCAATGCGGCGCTGTTCCTGGCGTCGGACGAGTCGAAATATGTGACGGGAATCGAGCTCGTGGTCGACGGCGGCATCACCTGCAAGGCGGGGGCGTAG